The Stigmatella aurantiaca DW4/3-1 genome contains the following window.
ACAGGCGGCGCTTCAGCCACGTGTTGGTGGACGAGTTCCAGGACACCAACCCGGTGCAGTACGAACTGCTGCGCCTGCTGGCCCCGCCTCCTGGTGCCAACCTGGTGGTGGTGGGAGACGACGACCAGTCCATCTACCGTTGGCGAGGGGCCAGCGTGGACAACATCCTGGGCTTCCCGAACACGTACCCAGGGGCCAAGGTGGTGAAGCTGGAGCAGAACTACCGCTCCGATCAGGCCATCCTCGAGGCGGCGCACGCGGTCATCTCCAAGAACCGGCGCCGCATGGCGAAGAAGCTTTGGAGCGAGCGGCAGCGGGGCGAGCACCTCCAACTCCTCATCCTTCGCGACGAGCGGGCCGAGGCGCAGGAGGTGGCCCGGCAGATCCATGCCCTGCAAAGAGAGGGTTTCATCAAGTACTCGGGCATGGCTGTGTTCTACCGGGTGAATGCCCAGAGCCGTGTGTTGGAAGAGGCGCTTCGGCTGGCGCGCGTGCCGTACACGCTGGTCAGTGGCCGCAGCTTCTACGACCGGGCCGAGGTGCGTGACGCGGCGGCCTACCTGCGCCTCATGGTCAACCCCCGCTCGGATGCTGACCTGCTGCGCATCATCAATACCCCCGCGCGAGGGATTGGCGATACCACCGTGGAACGGCTCACCACGCACGCGGACCATCAGGGCATTAGCCTCTACGAGGCCATTGCCCAGCCGGAGCAGATCCCCGCGCTCAACAGCGCCGCGGTGCGCCGGTTGGCGGGTGTCCATACGCTGCTTGCTTCACTGAACAGCTTCGCTCAGGGTGCCAAGGACGCGGCGAGCGCCGTGGACGAAATGCTCCGGGAAACCCGGCTGGTGGAGTCCCTCACCGCCGAGGGCAGCGACGAGTCCCTTACCCGCGCGGAGAACCTTCGTGAGTTTCTCGGCGCCGCGCAGGAGTTCGATCTGAACCGGGCGGCTGCCTCCGTGGCGGCCGCTGCTGCGGTGCCCGCCGAGCCCGAAGAGCCTCTTCCGGCCGACCTGGACGCGGCCCCCCTGTCGGCGGATGTTCCTCCACTTCAGTCCTTCCTGGAGCAGATCAGCCTGGTGGGCGACGCGGATGCCGAGGTGGGGGAGGGCAAGGTGGCGTTGATGACGCTGCATGCCGCCAAGGGCCTGGAGTTCGACGCGGTGTTCCTTACGGGCATGGAGGACAACGTCTTTCCCCACTCACGAGCGCTCGTGGGGGAAGATCCGGATGAAGGGGAGGAGATGGCCGAGGAGCGGCGCCTCTGTTACGTGGGGTTCACCCGTGCGCGCAGGCGGCTCTTCGTGAGCCTCGCGCAGTGCCGATCCCTCTTCGGTGAGCTGCGCTACAACCCGCCCTCCCGATTTCTGCGGGACGTGCCTCCGACGCTCTTTGGCATCGACCCGTCCGTGCAGGAGGCTCCTCGCCCGGTGGCCGCCCCCGTGGCGCCTCGCCGCCGTTCCTACGAGGACGATGACAGCCCACGCATCGATCGGTCCTACTCGCAGGCGCCGGACATGGAAGGCGCGAGCGGGGATGTCCGCGGGATGCGGGTCCGCCACGAACAGTTTGGTGTGGGGCGCATCGTCTCTACGGATGGCTCGGGACCCAACGCCAAGGTGACGGTGGAGTTCGGTGGAGGCGTTGGCCTCAAGCGCGTCATTGCTCGTTTCCTGCTGCCGGGCTAGTTGGGTCATTCACCTCGTGGTCTCTGTGCCGGGAACACAAAGCACTCCGCCTGGGGCCCTGAATGTTGTCCCCATGCTCTCCAAAGGAGAACGCTTACGCCTGGGGACCTATGAACAGGAATGCGATGCAGACTCGGACTGTGAGTCCCCGCTTCGTTGTTTTTACAGCATGCGGACCCAGCGCGAG
Protein-coding sequences here:
- a CDS encoding ATP-dependent helicase is translated as MNTHEQALLEDLNPPQKEAVLHGEGPLLVLSGAGSGKTRVITRRVAHLVKVRRVFPWRILAVTFTNKAAREMRERLVQLLGAQAHELVVSTFHSSAAMILRREAEAVGLTRSFVIYDDGDQLNIVKRAMREARVEPSMQPREILHRIDQEKNAARLPDAMQVDADDLRGMVVKRTYQTYQRLLRAANAVDFGDLLLLLVSLFRDHPEVLEKYRRRFSHVLVDEFQDTNPVQYELLRLLAPPPGANLVVVGDDDQSIYRWRGASVDNILGFPNTYPGAKVVKLEQNYRSDQAILEAAHAVISKNRRRMAKKLWSERQRGEHLQLLILRDERAEAQEVARQIHALQREGFIKYSGMAVFYRVNAQSRVLEEALRLARVPYTLVSGRSFYDRAEVRDAAAYLRLMVNPRSDADLLRIINTPARGIGDTTVERLTTHADHQGISLYEAIAQPEQIPALNSAAVRRLAGVHTLLASLNSFAQGAKDAASAVDEMLRETRLVESLTAEGSDESLTRAENLREFLGAAQEFDLNRAAASVAAAAAVPAEPEEPLPADLDAAPLSADVPPLQSFLEQISLVGDADAEVGEGKVALMTLHAAKGLEFDAVFLTGMEDNVFPHSRALVGEDPDEGEEMAEERRLCYVGFTRARRRLFVSLAQCRSLFGELRYNPPSRFLRDVPPTLFGIDPSVQEAPRPVAAPVAPRRRSYEDDDSPRIDRSYSQAPDMEGASGDVRGMRVRHEQFGVGRIVSTDGSGPNAKVTVEFGGGVGLKRVIARFLLPG